GTCAGGTTTGGATGGAAATCAACAGAGTTGACCGGCTGCTCTTGGCCGATAGCACGCCCGGGACGAAATGCCACAAAGAAGTCGGCCGGGCAACTGCCGAGGCTCACTGGACTTTGACGTAGCGCAACGACCTAGAGCTCGGCAAGCGCATGCTTTTTGTCCCTCAACTGGATGGGAGAACCATCATGGAGAAATCAAATAGCACCGCTCCTCGCGAGCCCTGGAACAAAGGAAAAATCGTTGGACAGAAGGCCCCCTTCAAGCTGAAGGACATTTGGGCGCTCCGAATCCGTCTTCAGATGGAAGATCGAGTTCGAGAACTCGCACTTTTCAACCTCGGCATTGATAGCAAACTGCGTGGCTGTGACCTTGTGGCCTTGAAAGTGCGTGATGTGTGCCACGGCGATCAGGTGGCTACGCGCGCCATCGTGATGCAGCAAAAGACCAGGCGTCCCGTGCAGTTTGAGATCACGTCTTCCACGCGGGAGGCTCTTCAGGCGTGGATCAAGCAGGCCGCGCTGAAGTCAGATGACTTTCTTTTTCCAAGTCGCCTCCACGGTTCACCCCATTTGGGTACACGGCAATACGCGCGCATTCTTGGTCATTGGGTCGATGAATTGGGGTTGGATCGAGCCGAGTATGGGACCCACTCCTTGCGCAGGACCAAGGCGACGTTGATTTATCGCCGCACCAAGAACCTGCGTGCAGTGCAGTTACTGCTGGGGCACTCCAAGTTGGAATCGACCGTGAGGTACCTGGGCGTTGAGGTTGATGACGCGCTGGAAATCTCAGAGCAGACCGAAATCTGAGACCAGCATCAGGTACGTGGGCGTAGCTGGAACTCCACCAGACCGCCCACGTCTACTGACTGCTTTGTGGAGCCTCTGAGTAGAGGGGCTATCGGCCACAACCCCGTCATTCACTGTCGCACCAGAAAAAGGGCATAACTCCCGACGTCGGTCAAGCTTGACGAATGAAGAAACACGGTCCCACGTAGACTCAAGAACGGACAGCTAGCCCCTTGCAGGTTTGCCAAGAACATCCTTGACACATCCATGGTGCTGGCCAAGCCTCAGGTCATAGTCAGTGTTAACGAGCGCTTACGAATGCTACGTGTCGCTACGGGTCGGAGTCGGAAAAGGGCAGTCTTCGCCGCTGTGACGCTCATAAGCACTGAACCGTGGGCTGACCCAGCTAAGTTCGACAAACTCGCTGACAAGGTCAGTGCGGCCTAACTGGATCGTTGAGTCTGGCTGGCAGCTGGCCAGCTCAGCTCGACGCAGAAACCCTGTGCGGCGGTGGGCAGCTGGATGTGGCCCCCGTGGGCTCTCACCACGAGATCAGCCAGGATCAGCCCGAGTCCCTTGAGACCGCTGCTGGCAGCGTAGTCCTGGCGTGCCAAGGCGTCGCGCAGCTGCTGCAATTGCTCGGCCGGGCAGCCTTGGCCGTCGTCGTGCAGCCGCAATTGGTTGATTCCGGCTTCTCTCGTTGCAGTCAGCTCCACCTTCTGGGCGTGGTGGCGTTGCGCGTTGTCGATCAGGTTGAACAGGACGGCCGAGAGCAGGTCAGGGTCGGCGTCCAGTGGCTTGTCGCTGGTGATGTCCAGCTGCAACGCATCAAAAGCCAGCGGGGCGAGCAGTTCGGACAGTCGGATGATTTGCCGTTGCGGCTCGCTGCCACTGCGGAACATCGTCAGCAAGGCTTGCATCACGCGGCTCAGGCGAGCGGCCGCCGCGCGGGATTGTGTCAGGCGCGGGCGCAAGGATTCCGGGGCCTCCTTGAGCGCGATCGCCAGCTGGGCATCGATTCCAGCCAGCGGCGTGCGCAAGGCATGGGCCGCATGGGCGGTGAAGGCCCGCTCGCTTGCGATGCGTTGCGCCAGCCGCCCGCCCAGGTCACGGATGGCCTGCGCCATCGGGACCAGCTCGGCCCGCTCGGGCACCCGGGGCAGGGTCTCGGGCCGTAGGGGGTCATAGCTTTCCACCGCGCGCGAAAGACCGAACAGCGGCTCGAGTTCGCGGCGCACCAGCAAACTCAGCAGTGCCGTTGCCAGAACGCTCATCAGCAAGGCGCCGATCAAGGTGTAGGTCGTAGCTTCCGTGCGGGACTCCACCCGCTCTTCCTCGCTTTGCGCCACCAGCAGGAAATGCTGCGGGTCGTTTTGAAACGAGAAGGTAATCACGCGCCACTGGCCGTCGGCTGTGTTGCGCGGCTGCGGGTCGGGCGTCAGCAGCATAGGCTGTGCGGGCGCCTTGTGCGATTGCCCGACCACCTCGCCGGTCTGGACATGAACGATCTGCCAGACCAGATGTTCCTCGTACTCGGCGTGGACCTGTGCGATCGTCTGGTTCTGGCCTTGCCGATGCAGCACAGCCAGCACGCTGTGCAGGACTTCGGCTGATTCACGCAGCCCCTGATCCATCAGTTCATTGACTTCATGGCGCACCACGTACCGTACCACCCCGGCAACCAACAGCGCCCACAACAGGGAGACGACCAGCAGCATACGCGAGACACGCCGCTGGATGGATGGCAAACCTGAAGTCTTGAATAGCGGCATGTCAGGGGGATGGAATCCGGTAGCCCAGACCGCGCACGGTTTCAATCAGGGCCTTGCCGAGCTTGCTACGCAGCTTGAAGATATGCACCTCGATCGAGTTGCTGGCCAGCTCACCATCGAAGCCCAGCACCAGGGCTTCAAGGTCGTCCCTGGAGACAATGCGACCGGCACGCAGAACCAGCGCTTCCAGCAAAGACCACTCGCGGGCGGTGAGTTCCACGCTGCGTCCATCGAGCCAGGCTGCTTTGGCAGTCAGGTCAACCTCTACCGGGCCGAAGGCCTTGCGCTGTGCACTGCCTGCGACCCGACGCGAGATGGACCGCAGGCGTGCGCTGAGTTCCTCTGGGGCGAAGGGCTTGACCAGGAAATCGTCTGCGCCGCTGTCCAGGCCCTGGATACGGTCGGCCAGCAGGTCACGCGCAGTCAGCATCAGGGCCGGAACCTTGAGACCCTTGGCACGCAAGGACTTGAGCCATTCGACGCCCGAGCCATCCGGCAGGTTCCAGTCGAGAAGCCAGGCATCATAGGGTTCGCTGATCAGCAAACGGGCCTGGGCCAGCGTAGTGCACCAATCGACTCGGTAACCATCGCTAAGCAGGTAGTCGCGCAGGCCTTCGCCCAGGGTGATGTCATCTTCCAGCAGCAGCAGGCGCATGGACCGATCTTAATCAGTAGGATTGCTTGACGCCGGTGACCATGGCGCGCACCAGATTCACACGCTCGATCCGGCCCATCACAATGGCGGCTACGCCATGCAGGCCGGCTGCGATCAGCAGGCCGTTGGCAAGCCATTTGTGGAGCTCCATGAGCCATTCCTCGCCAAAGTAGGCATCGGTGGTTTGCATCCAGCCCGTAGTGCCAAGCGCCAGCACAATGGCCATGAGAGCCAGCATCATCAAGGCGCCGAGCGGGTTGTGGCCCACGTATTGCGGATGCTGTCCTTGCCGCAGGGCTGCGAAGTGGCGGATCAGGCGACCGGGAGTGGGAAAGAAGTCGGCAAAACGTGAGTGCCGACTGCCGATGAAGCCCCACACTACCCGGGTCAGCACCAGTGCGGTGGCCACATAGCCCGTCCACTCATGGGCGGTCTCGCCCGCTTCCAGCACGAACTGGTTCAGCAGCACGCAACTCACCAGGCTCCAGTGGAACAGGCGAACGAAGGGGTCCCAGACTTTCACGGGATGGGTGAGGGGGGGGGCAGTATCTGGACTCATGGTCGGCAAGGCTTCAAACGGCTATCAGGACGCACGCAGCGGGGTCACTTGCGCTCGAGTTCGGCGCCAGTGGCGGGATCGAAGTAGATCTCGACCTTCTTGCCGTCCTTGTCGAAGCCGTAGATTTCGTAGCACTTGCCCTTGCTGACCTTGAAGGTCTTGATCTGGTAGCCCTGCTTTTCCATCTGTGCCTTGAAGTCTGCTTCCTTCATCCACTTCTCTTGTGGGACATTGCAGGTCGGGCCGGCGAAGGCGGCAGTGGTACCAAGGGCCAGAACGAGAGCGGTCAGTTTCAGTTTCATGATGATTCCGTAAGTCGGTTGAAAGAACAGTGGAACAGGCTGCCCACTGACTGCAGTGTCCGCGCGCCAGATTAAGTGAACATGAATTGCAAGAAACTTCCGCATCGTCGAAGTGTCAGGGTTTTGATATTCATCGCGCACATTGCTGCAGCTGACATGGTCATCGGAATGCCATAGAGTCCGTTATCGCTTAGTCGCTGGGCTTCAACGTTGAAACAACAGCTTTGGGCCCAGAGCACCAGTTCGAGAGCGGAAATAGCGAACGTTCAAGATGAAGTCTCACAGCCACAAGATTCCGATGTCGGCTGTACTTCTGAAACCGGCCTAAGGGCTTGCGAGGATCGCCGGCTCGCAGATGACTGGTGCTTCACTCGGACAGTGAGGTCACGGTGCTGCCATGGACGGTAGCAACCGCTGCAGACCTGACTATGGCCCGTCTGCGACGGCTTCAGGCTGGGAGCAGTCTGTGGTCACAGTTCGAACACAGGCGGCTTCCGACCCATACCGGCCATCGCCCAGATCCAAAGCCGCGCGTGGCGCCTTCTACGAAGCTGTCATCGCCGGCATGTAATGCGACCTGGTTGAGCTGTGAGTCGGTTCGCAATCGCTCCGTAGTCGCAGACACCACGTGCAATCACCCACAATCCGGCCCGTACGCACCCACGCTGCTTCTACAGGCGATAGCTCGCACCCTGCTAACAGGACTCCCATGACCAACACCGCCCGATTTGAGCTCTTCTCTTTTTGGCGCACCTCCGCGACCTACCGCGTCCGCGTCGCCTTCAACCTCAAGGGCGTGACGCCGCAGGAGCACACCATCAACCTCGATGCCGGCGAGCAGCGCAGCGAGGCTTTCCTCAAGATCAACCCGATGGGCGCGATTCCGGCGCTCGTGGACCACGGTCCGGGTCAGCCGCAGACGCCCCTGACGCAGTCGCTGGCCATCCTGGAATTCATCGAGGAAAGCTTTCCGACGCCCGCGCTGCTGCCGACTGATGCGCACGGCCGCGCTCGGGTGCGCTCACTGGCTGCCATGCTGGCGGCGGACACGCACCCGTTGATCACCCCGCGGGTCAAGAAGTACCTCACCACCCAAAGCGGCTTCGATGATGCGGCCTGGCGTGCCTGGCAGATCCACTGGTTCACGACGGGCTTGCAGGCCTTGGAGCAACGGCTGATCAACGAGCCCAGCACCGGCACCTTCTGCCATGGCGACACGCCGACGATCGCCGACATTTGTCTGGCCAGCATCATCGCGGTGATGCGCGTGTTCAAGATCGACGTGCCGGGCATTCCGACCGTGATGCGGGTGATGGCGGCCTGCGAGCAGCTGGAGGCCTTCGCCGCGGCCGATCCAAGCCGGCAGGTGGGCGCACCGAAGGCCTGACGGACGCCTTGGGCGGCGTCTCGGAGCGCCGCCGATCCTGCAAAGGCGCCGGCGAGCCCGCGCCCCGGTGCTGAATTCCTGCCATTTCCAGACGTCGCCTCGCCAGATCCAGACACGCGATCCTGGGTGCTCGCCATAAATTTGTCTCCAGCCGATGCCACGCCATCGCGGCGCACCGGTCACCAGCAGCAATCAAGGAGACATACCGTGACGAGTTCAAAGACAAAGGCCACGCTGGACAGCGTGCTCACCCAAACCACCCAGCGCCATGGCGGCGCACCGGGCGTGGTGGCCATGGCGACGGACCGCAATGGCAACTTCTACGAGGGCGCCTCCGGGACGCGAGAGCTCGGACAGGATCGACCCATGACGACCGACAGCGTCTTTGCGATCTTCTCCACCACGAAGGCGCTGACCGGCACCTGCATCATGCAGCTGGTCGAGGAAGGCCGCATCTCGCTCACCGACGATGCCGGCAAGTACGTGCCCGAGATTGACCAGCTCCAGGTGCTCGACGGCTTTGGCGCTGACGGCCAGCCCCGCACGCGTGCGCCCAGGCGCAAGATCACCGTCAACGACCTGATGCTCCACACCTCGGGGCTGTGCTACGAGTTCTTCAGCGCCGATGACCTGAAGTACCGCACGGCCAAAAACATCCCGACGGTGGTGTCGAGCAGCTTCGATTCGATCCGCACGGTGCTGCTCCACGAGCCGGGCGCTGCGTGGACCTACGGCGTCAACATTGACTGGCTGGGGCGCATCGTCGAGCAGCAGCGCGGCAAGCGCCTGGGCGAGGTGATGAAGGAGCGCATCTTCGGGCCGCTGGGCATGAACGAGATCGGTTTCCAGATGACCGAGGCGATGAAGGCCCGGCGCGTGACGATCCACGATCGCGCGGCCGACGGCAAGCTGACCCCGCTGCCCGACCTGGTGCTGCCCGATCCGCCGCCGATGGACATGGGCGGCCAAGGCCTGTACGCCACGGTGGGCGAGTACATGAAGTTCATCCGCATGATCCTGAATGACGGCGCCGGGCCGAACGGCCGTGTGCTCAAGGCCGAGACCGTGCAGCAGATGTCGCAGGACGGCCTCGCCGCCCTCGGGCTGTCGGTTGGCGGGTGGACCACGTCGATCCCGTCGCTCAGCAACACCGGCGAGTTCTTCCCGGGCACCGCCAAGGGATGGGCCTACACCTTCATGACCAACCGCGAGCGCACGCCCTCGGGCCGCCCCGCCAACTCGCTGATGTGGGCCGGTCTGGCCAACTGCTTCTACTGGATCGACCGCAGCAGCGGGATCGGCGGCTACTGGGCGACCCAGATCCTGCCGTTCCAGGACACGGCGTCGTACCCAGGCTTTGTGGAGTTCGAGACGGCCGTCTATCATCACCGGTGAGCCGCTGACTTCCGCGGCGCACGTCGTGAGGAGTACACCGGCATGGAAGCGATCCGCAACGTCCTGGTCACCGACGTCACCGGTGCCCCCAGCACCCGCCACCGTCTGGTGGCGTCGACGGATTGGGACGAGGTGCAGCACTGGTGCAAGCAGGTCTACATGCCGTATGACGCGGCGCCGGTCGGGCTCGTGCGGCAGCCCGACTCGGTGCTCGACGCCATCCGCATCGGGCACTTCACGCTCAGCCGCTTCAGCTACGGCGTGCCAGTGCACCTGACCGGTTTTGCCGCGGAGGCCGGCACCGGCCTGGTCCTCACGACCCTGCGTGGCGCCATTCGGCACTGGTCGAGCGGGCGGGAGTATGCGAACACGGGGGTTGGCGAAGCCTTCCTCGTGGACAACTCGCGCACCCACTACTGGCTCGATGCCGATCCGCATCATCTGCAGGTCAACCTGACCTTCCAGCATGATGCGATGGCCGCGCTCCACGAACGCTGGTTCGGCGCGCCGGCTGATGAGCGGATGTGGGCCCGCAAGTTCCGCTTCGGCGGTGCGCAGTCCAGCTGGATCAGCCTGTTGTCCTACGTGTGCCGCTGCATCACCGAGATGCCGGACGCGGTGGAGCAGGGTCCGCTGGGGCGACACCTGGAGGAGATGATCGGGCTGCACCTGTTGACGTTGTGGCGACAGCAGCTGGAGAGCCCTCAGGAGCCGACTGTGCACCGACTGGTGCCTCGCCATGTGCTGCTGGCCGAACAGCACATGCGAGACCATGCTCAGCACGCGCCCACCTTGAGCGAACTGGCGCGGAGTGCCGGCGTCAGCGTGCGCACCCTCAATGCCGCGTTTCGGGAGTTCAGGGGCTGCACGCCGATGCAGTGCCTGCGCGACATCCGCCTGAACGGCGTGCGCGCAGAGCTGCTGGTGGCCTCTCCACAGACCAAGGTTCGAGACGTGGCCGAAGCCTGGGGCTACGCCAACCTCGGCATGTTTGCCGCCAGCTACCGCAACCGGTTCGGCGAATCGCCCTCGACGACGCTTTCTCGGCGCTGAACGCATTCGGGGCGATGTCTGTGAGACGGAGCAGTTCGGCGGTAGAAGGTCGACGAGCCGACGGCAGGTCCCCGGGCAGGTAACTGCCGAGTGGCCGTTGTTCGGCAACCAGCCGGCCGTCCGCTCGTGGCCGAGCGCGGTCTTGCGGCGTGAGTGACTGACCGGCCGCTCCCGCTGCAGAGCGGCTCTACGATCTGGCTGCTTCAGGCTGAACTGAGTCGTTCGCTGCTGCCCGCTTGTTCGACAGCGGCGGCCGTGACCAGTCATTCGACTGTCGGCCCTGCGTGGGACCGCTTCAAGCGTAATAGCGGGTACTCGGCCATTGAACCGCCCCGGATTTGAGGATGATCTCAAGTGAGTCCCGCTGTCAAAGCGCCATGCGGATGCGGACTCCGCGTGTCAGTCAGGCTTCCAATGGCCAGAGCGGCAGCGGGCCCAAGACGCCCCACTTCGCACATGCGACATCCCTCGCACACGCCCCTGGTGGCCACTGCGCTCAGCGTGTTCAACCGGGTCTGAATGTGCGCAGGACCCTTGAGGCGATAGACAAGCCTCACGATCGGATCAAGGCGCCAAGCCAAGCTCAATGGCATTGGCCTCTGCCAAGTTCAACCTGCAGAGGAGCCCGATTTACGTCTGCAACATCTCAACTGGGTACGCCTGCGCCATCTCAACGGGGTAGACGCAAATAGCCTCACCCCCGGAATCCTTGCGCGCGTCCTCGAGTTGTTGCTGAAACGCACTGGCAGAGATCTTCTTGTCCTGGAGGAACTCGAAGTGCGCCACGTTGGCGTCCAACACGCTGGCGCGGGCATAGAGCCCCTTGGCCAGTTCGATTGATCCTTCGGGTTCTCCTTTGATCAACCGCTTTCGCAGCGAATCGGGGGCCGAAGATGCCAGGCTCCCGAACAGGGTGCTGTGCTTTGAAGCTTGCAGGCGGAGCTCGTCGAACCACTCAATTCCGCGATGCTCGTCGTGCGCAAAATCCAATAGATCCACCAGCACCTTGGCGGGAAGCTGCTCGACATAGTCGCCGCCAATGAACCGCTCTGGATGCGCGCCAAGCACGATCGATTTTGCATGCCCGCGAGCCAGCGTCGTCCAGTCCTGGCAGTTGTTCCTGAGATCCAGCGCTGCGGCGTCTTGCAGTCCCAATTCGCTGGACACCATCGCGTAGCCCAAGATGGCCAAGGTGTACAACTCGTTGACGGTTTGGATTTCCGGCACAGTCTCGCTGCGGGCCCACTCTTGCTTGTAGTGGTGCATCAGCTTGTTGAACTCGCGCTTGCTGTCGATCAACAAGCCCCTGCGCACGGACTCATCGGTTGCATGCTCAGCGTGACGCGCACCGTCAACTGCCGTTTGCAACTCGGACTTGTGCAAGCCTTCCTGTGACAGCTTGATCTTCTTGACGTCCTTGGCCATATCAGCCAAGTTCCTTTCCAGCTGGTTCAGCCTATGCCGAAGGTACGTAAAACCAGCGACCGAGGTCACCAGCCCCAGGCCCGAAAGCACCGTTCCGGTCATCGCGACATTGAGCACCGTATTGACCGTTTGCTGAACCGCGGCAACATCTTTGCCAATCTTCCAGAGCTGCGCACCCTGAAGGGCCTGCCCCAGGACTCCGAGACCCGGAACGAGGCTGCTCATTGCTGCACTCCCGCCCGAGGTCACGAGGTGCGAGACGATTCGGCCTCCCGCGTCTCTGATCACGCCGCCATGCACGGTGTACATCCCGCTGACTAAGCCCGTGAGCGTTTCAATTGGAATCTGGCGGGCGACGGTAAGTCCAAGGTCTGCGAGCATGCTGTCATTCTTTCGTGGCACTGCGTCCGAGTTAGGAAAGAACTCAGCGCTCTGGGCACAGAGCATAGCGTGTGCTGGCACCGCCAATAGCCTGTCGCCGGCAGTGAACCGGTCGGCTGTCCCGCAGCATCGAAGGTCAGCTCTTGGCCGAGAGCACTGCTTCGGACGTGCTCCAAATAGCAGCCATTGAAGGCGGCCACACCCCTGCACTAGGACATGGCCGCTCCAATCGTTCAACTCAGATCTCTGTCTGCTCGGAGATCTCAAGGGCATCGTCGACCTCGATACCCAGGTACCTCACCGTGGACTCAAGTTTCGAATGGCCGAGCAGCAACTGCACGGCCCGCAGATTCTTGGTCCGGCGATAGATCAAGGTCGCCTTTGTCCTGCGCATTGAATGGGTCCCGTACTCTGATCGATCCAACCCAAGTTCGTCCACCCAGTGCCCAAGAATCCGCGCGTACTGCCTGGTTCCCAAATGTGGTGAATCGTGAAGTCGGCTTGGGAAGAGGAAGTCATCTGACTTCAGCTCGGACTTTTTGATCCATGCTTGCAGGGCATCACGGGTGACTCCTGTGATCTCGAACTGGACCGGTCGTTTGGTCTTGTGCTGCATGACGATGGCCCGCGTAGCCACCTGATCACCATGTGTCACGTCGCGCACTTTAAGTGCAACGAGATCGCATCCGCGAAGTTTGCTGTCAATGCCTAGGTTGAACAGCGCGAGCTCACGAACCCGCCCTTGCATCTGAAGGCGTACGCGCAGTGCCCAGATGTCTTTCACCTTAAAGGGTGCCTTCTGCCCAACGATCTTGTCTTTGTTCCACGGCTCGCGGTGCGCGGTTTGGCCTTCGGTATCCATGATGGTCTCCTATCGAGTTGAGGGCTCGACAGGATGCGCGTCCAAGGCGCCGAGGCGCCAGCCTAGCGAGGCTGCAAGGATGTCGGGCTACGACGACGAAGGGCAGCTTCCAGACACGCAGCCAGTTTCACGCTCTCGGCCAAGAGCGGTCATCGATTTAGAGTCCTGTTTGAAGCTATGACATTGCATCTGTCACACTCCATTGTGCAGAAGCAATCACTCTTAAATCAGGACGATACACGCCAATCCCGCCTCATCATGCCGACCTATAGTTACTTCGATTCCTTTTCCATTGCCCTATCTCTTTGGCCATCAATGGGGATGACTCGTGCACCAGTGGTGAGTGCTGAACAACCTTCGCCGAAGCTGGTGCAACAAGCCTATGCCTTTGTGCACGACCAATACCACTTATGGCGCACCTCAATGCCCGAATACTTAGGCAACCAATGCATGGAGGTCACGACACGGTTGTACGGCTTACTCAACTCTCGAGGTATTAAAGCTGACATCGTCATTGGTTCTGTCAGCACCGAGCAAAGCCAATTTTTCCATTGCGATGTGCCGTACCTGCGTGCCATAGCAACACAACCGGTTGATGAAGCAGCGCCTATCGACCTGCATGCATGGATAACGCTTGGCGGGGATTCTGTTATCGACTTCGCATTGCCATCCAAACTGGCTAGGAATCATGGCGCCCCCACAGACCTAATGAATGAAGGCTTTTGCGCTGATGCAACAGGCATGGCGAAACATATGGGGCTGTACTACGAACCAATGCTTGTAGGCAGTCAATACCTTGCATTGGTGAACTCGGCAGACCCTCACGACCTACTCCTGTAACTGCTCGGAAAATAGCCATTCACCTGTGTTCATGCCATTGAGCGAAGGTATCTAAACGACTGCGTTGGGTCGAAGGCTCCAGTTCAGGTCATGGGGAAGCGGTCGGTGGTGCGGCGCCAACCTGCTCGCGAAAACCCTATGACCGCAGTACCTCGTAAAGCCGCCATTCAGGTCGCCTCGGGTCGTTGAATCCAACGGCTCCTTCCTGGCAGTCAGCGTAAGTACGTCGGGCTGCGCTCACCGGCAGCAATCGCTGCAGAGCGGCTCTACGATCTGGCTGCTTCAGGCTGCGAGCGGCCAGTCGCGTATCCGGTGACAGAAGACTGCTTTTACGGAAAGCCGTCATTGAATCGCGTCGTCCGATTGGCGTCTGAGTCCTAGTTGCTAATTTCCAGCCAGAACTGATCCACCTGCCGTTACGGCGTGACCTGCTCTACATCGCGCTGAGGCGCGGAGTCAAAGAACGTGGCGCTGCGCTCTGGAGACACATCCGGCAAGAACGCCTCGACGGGCGAAATCGTGAAGATCGCGCCTTTGCCAGACCATGAGAATTTTGATGCTCGGATGCCAGCCCAAAGAAGCGCAAGATTCTTGTCCCCGGTGCACAGCATGATCTGTTGATCAGGAAACAAGGCGAAGAGGCACATCAGCATCTCAAGTGATCGAAGATCTGCGAGGGCGTTGTAGGCGCACTCAGCAGAATAGGCCAGCGACGGCTTGAGCAGTCGCTTGGCAGGACTCTTACCCAACGGAACAGATATGGAGCTCAGCACAGCTAGGACCACCAGAGATTTTGTGTCCACGCCGCATTCTTGGGCCACGGCCAAAGTCTCATCCCATAACTGAGCCTTCTTGCTTTCGCTTGTCGGAGCCTGCAGCAGTGGCGCCATGCGCATCAAGAAAGTCTGTTTTCTCTGCATGCTGGTTGCTGTGTCTTGGACGATGCCCACCACACCGCGCAGGCCACCGCTGTCTCCAGGGACCAACTCAGCTTTGGGGAGCGCGATGCGCAACGCCGCGCTGACTTCCTCGAGTTGCTGCTGGATTTCGTAAGGCGTTGGATTCCGTCGCAAGTTGCCTTCCAAGGCAAACAGCAGCGGATTGATGCGAATGCCATCGCCCGCAAAGAAGTCGAGAAAGTCCTTGTCGTCCGCTTTTCTCTTGACTCCGTGAAGGAAACGTCCCTTCAGCTCGGTGATGGTGCAACGGTCCGGGAGAACAATCATGTCTTGGCGGACAGCCAATCCTGACGGCAGCCAACCGCCCTTCACCAACCCAATGGTCTTGGATGTGTAGAACGATTCGATGGTTGCATTCCCAGAGGCAACCCCATCCAGCTGGATCTCCGGAATGTTGCTTTCAATGACTTTGGCGCGCGTCCA
The nucleotide sequence above comes from Candidatus Nanopelagicales bacterium. Encoded proteins:
- a CDS encoding tyrosine-type recombinase/integrase, which encodes MEKSNSTAPREPWNKGKIVGQKAPFKLKDIWALRIRLQMEDRVRELALFNLGIDSKLRGCDLVALKVRDVCHGDQVATRAIVMQQKTRRPVQFEITSSTREALQAWIKQAALKSDDFLFPSRLHGSPHLGTRQYARILGHWVDELGLDRAEYGTHSLRRTKATLIYRRTKNLRAVQLLLGHSKLESTVRYLGVEVDDALEISEQTEI
- a CDS encoding HAMP domain-containing sensor histidine kinase — protein: MLLVVSLLWALLVAGVVRYVVRHEVNELMDQGLRESAEVLHSVLAVLHRQGQNQTIAQVHAEYEEHLVWQIVHVQTGEVVGQSHKAPAQPMLLTPDPQPRNTADGQWRVITFSFQNDPQHFLLVAQSEEERVESRTEATTYTLIGALLMSVLATALLSLLVRRELEPLFGLSRAVESYDPLRPETLPRVPERAELVPMAQAIRDLGGRLAQRIASERAFTAHAAHALRTPLAGIDAQLAIALKEAPESLRPRLTQSRAAAARLSRVMQALLTMFRSGSEPQRQIIRLSELLAPLAFDALQLDITSDKPLDADPDLLSAVLFNLIDNAQRHHAQKVELTATREAGINQLRLHDDGQGCPAEQLQQLRDALARQDYAASSGLKGLGLILADLVVRAHGGHIQLPTAAQGFCVELSWPAASQTQRSS
- a CDS encoding response regulator transcription factor gives rise to the protein MRLLLLEDDITLGEGLRDYLLSDGYRVDWCTTLAQARLLISEPYDAWLLDWNLPDGSGVEWLKSLRAKGLKVPALMLTARDLLADRIQGLDSGADDFLVKPFAPEELSARLRSISRRVAGSAQRKAFGPVEVDLTAKAAWLDGRSVELTAREWSLLEALVLRAGRIVSRDDLEALVLGFDGELASNSIEVHIFKLRSKLGKALIETVRGLGYRIPSP
- a CDS encoding cytochrome b/b6 domain-containing protein, whose amino-acid sequence is MSPDTAPPLTHPVKVWDPFVRLFHWSLVSCVLLNQFVLEAGETAHEWTGYVATALVLTRVVWGFIGSRHSRFADFFPTPGRLIRHFAALRQGQHPQYVGHNPLGALMMLALMAIVLALGTTGWMQTTDAYFGEEWLMELHKWLANGLLIAAGLHGVAAIVMGRIERVNLVRAMVTGVKQSY
- a CDS encoding PepSY domain-containing protein, with amino-acid sequence MKLKLTALVLALGTTAAFAGPTCNVPQEKWMKEADFKAQMEKQGYQIKTFKVSKGKCYEIYGFDKDGKKVEIYFDPATGAELERK
- the maiA gene encoding maleylacetoacetate isomerase; translation: MTNTARFELFSFWRTSATYRVRVAFNLKGVTPQEHTINLDAGEQRSEAFLKINPMGAIPALVDHGPGQPQTPLTQSLAILEFIEESFPTPALLPTDAHGRARVRSLAAMLAADTHPLITPRVKKYLTTQSGFDDAAWRAWQIHWFTTGLQALEQRLINEPSTGTFCHGDTPTIADICLASIIAVMRVFKIDVPGIPTVMRVMAACEQLEAFAAADPSRQVGAPKA
- a CDS encoding serine hydrolase — translated: MTSSKTKATLDSVLTQTTQRHGGAPGVVAMATDRNGNFYEGASGTRELGQDRPMTTDSVFAIFSTTKALTGTCIMQLVEEGRISLTDDAGKYVPEIDQLQVLDGFGADGQPRTRAPRRKITVNDLMLHTSGLCYEFFSADDLKYRTAKNIPTVVSSSFDSIRTVLLHEPGAAWTYGVNIDWLGRIVEQQRGKRLGEVMKERIFGPLGMNEIGFQMTEAMKARRVTIHDRAADGKLTPLPDLVLPDPPPMDMGGQGLYATVGEYMKFIRMILNDGAGPNGRVLKAETVQQMSQDGLAALGLSVGGWTTSIPSLSNTGEFFPGTAKGWAYTFMTNRERTPSGRPANSLMWAGLANCFYWIDRSSGIGGYWATQILPFQDTASYPGFVEFETAVYHHR
- a CDS encoding AraC family transcriptional regulator; protein product: MEAIRNVLVTDVTGAPSTRHRLVASTDWDEVQHWCKQVYMPYDAAPVGLVRQPDSVLDAIRIGHFTLSRFSYGVPVHLTGFAAEAGTGLVLTTLRGAIRHWSSGREYANTGVGEAFLVDNSRTHYWLDADPHHLQVNLTFQHDAMAALHERWFGAPADERMWARKFRFGGAQSSWISLLSYVCRCITEMPDAVEQGPLGRHLEEMIGLHLLTLWRQQLESPQEPTVHRLVPRHVLLAEQHMRDHAQHAPTLSELARSAGVSVRTLNAAFREFRGCTPMQCLRDIRLNGVRAELLVASPQTKVRDVAEAWGYANLGMFAASYRNRFGESPSTTLSRR
- a CDS encoding tyrosine-type recombinase/integrase encodes the protein MDTEGQTAHREPWNKDKIVGQKAPFKVKDIWALRVRLQMQGRVRELALFNLGIDSKLRGCDLVALKVRDVTHGDQVATRAIVMQHKTKRPVQFEITGVTRDALQAWIKKSELKSDDFLFPSRLHDSPHLGTRQYARILGHWVDELGLDRSEYGTHSMRRTKATLIYRRTKNLRAVQLLLGHSKLESTVRYLGIEVDDALEISEQTEI